The following proteins are encoded in a genomic region of Chryseobacterium cucumeris:
- a CDS encoding tetratricopeptide repeat protein: protein MEEYFGNELVKKFEEMMENNDEFYFDTEELEDIIVYYLELGDFNYADMAVNYGLKLHPNSLDIKIKRLEILLEWEDYNTAKELIDELKGASMENTDFLVCYAKYYSNLGNPRKSIEICKKALTLEEEENFLHNFIADEYVNLGDPFNALKHYRKALKEDPTDEYSLENAMVCFSDLNKSEEAIAFLNEYLDEFPYSETAWFEYGQFYFNRKNYDEAIRGYDYLLAINSNSVGVYANKAACYEALGQYQKAIETYEEMLELEYTKAFTFYKIGLCNKALKQPILALNAFQKSLREDPQFYLAMMEQSYLYEEMGGMSEALHFAKEATQLNENNLDYQKRLAFLFIDSGKFEESLSCLKKLVDAEPSRFYNWYAYSEVLMLVGEYEDAVTVLNRAIKKHYRAELFYQLSNCYYNLKDQDKGFESLQKALELDPSLAKDMQKKYPFIKDEVKKVKASKVKKKN, encoded by the coding sequence TTGGAAGAGTATTTTGGAAATGAACTTGTAAAAAAGTTCGAGGAAATGATGGAAAACAATGACGAATTCTACTTTGATACAGAAGAGTTGGAAGATATCATTGTTTATTATTTGGAGCTTGGTGATTTTAATTACGCTGACATGGCTGTTAATTATGGACTGAAGCTTCACCCTAATTCGTTGGATATTAAGATCAAAAGACTTGAAATCCTTCTGGAATGGGAAGACTATAATACGGCGAAAGAACTTATTGACGAACTGAAAGGCGCTTCTATGGAGAATACAGACTTTTTGGTTTGTTACGCCAAGTATTATTCGAACCTAGGAAATCCCAGAAAATCCATTGAAATCTGCAAAAAAGCTTTGACATTAGAGGAAGAAGAAAACTTTCTCCACAACTTTATTGCGGACGAATATGTGAATCTCGGAGATCCTTTTAACGCTCTTAAACATTACAGGAAAGCACTGAAGGAAGATCCTACGGATGAATATTCGCTGGAAAATGCTATGGTATGCTTCAGTGACCTGAATAAGAGTGAGGAGGCTATTGCCTTTCTTAATGAATATTTAGATGAATTCCCTTATTCTGAAACCGCCTGGTTTGAATACGGACAATTCTATTTTAACAGAAAAAATTATGATGAAGCGATAAGAGGCTACGACTATTTACTGGCAATCAACTCAAACTCTGTAGGAGTATATGCCAATAAAGCAGCTTGTTATGAAGCTTTGGGACAATACCAGAAGGCGATCGAAACGTATGAAGAAATGCTGGAGCTGGAATACACAAAGGCATTTACTTTTTATAAGATCGGATTATGTAATAAGGCCTTAAAACAGCCTATTTTGGCTTTAAATGCATTCCAGAAATCATTAAGAGAAGACCCTCAGTTTTATCTTGCCATGATGGAACAGTCTTATCTTTACGAAGAAATGGGCGGAATGTCTGAAGCATTGCATTTTGCCAAAGAAGCTACCCAGCTGAATGAAAACAATCTTGATTATCAAAAGAGATTAGCGTTCTTATTCATCGATTCAGGAAAATTTGAAGAAAGCCTTTCCTGTCTTAAAAAACTGGTAGATGCAGAACCTTCAAGGTTTTACAACTGGTATGCCTATTCAGAAGTTTTGATGTTAGTAGGAGAGTATGAAGATGCGGTAACAGTCTTGAACAGAGCCATAAAAAAACATTACAGAGCAGAACTTTTTTATCAGCTGAGCAATTGCTATTACAATCTGAAAGATCAGGATAAAGGTTTTGAATCTCTTCAAAAAGCATTGGAACTTGATCCTTCTTTAGCAAAGGATATGCAGAAAAAATATCCTTTCATTAAAGATGAGGTGAAAAAGGTAAAAGCCAGTAAAGTGAAGAAAAAGAACTAG
- a CDS encoding DMT family transporter: MNADKEKWVLLIVLSIIWGSSFILIKKSLEHFNPFQVGSLRVLIAGIILLPVAISNYKLFPRKHLKWLILAAFTGNFIPMFLFPIAETEVSSSIAGIINSMMPIFVIIVGALVWKFETTKKQIIGTLISFTGVCILAFGGGDSAELKMIPILLLLLATLCYALSTTTVKSKLMEVSSTVLSAFVFSFVLLLPSILALTGTGFFSEFSFSKDNLMGLMFVSLLSVFGTGLAMMMNYRLLKVSSPLFASTVTLVMPIVAIIWGIIDGEKLTYLQLTGAGIIIGGLIFLRTNPKK; this comes from the coding sequence ATGAACGCAGATAAAGAAAAGTGGGTTCTTCTGATTGTCCTGAGTATTATCTGGGGATCATCTTTTATTTTGATCAAAAAATCACTGGAACATTTTAATCCGTTTCAGGTAGGTTCTTTACGGGTTCTTATTGCCGGAATTATTTTACTTCCGGTCGCGATTTCCAATTATAAACTTTTTCCCAGAAAACATCTGAAGTGGTTAATTCTGGCTGCTTTTACAGGAAATTTCATTCCTATGTTTTTATTTCCGATTGCAGAAACTGAAGTAAGCAGCAGCATTGCCGGAATTATCAACTCGATGATGCCTATTTTTGTGATTATTGTCGGAGCACTGGTCTGGAAGTTCGAAACCACGAAAAAACAGATTATAGGAACGCTGATAAGCTTCACAGGAGTCTGTATTCTGGCATTTGGAGGTGGTGACAGCGCAGAACTGAAAATGATTCCGATTCTCTTGCTGTTATTGGCAACTTTATGCTATGCACTGAGTACAACCACTGTAAAATCAAAGCTTATGGAAGTCTCTTCTACGGTTTTATCTGCTTTTGTATTCTCTTTTGTTTTATTGCTGCCTTCCATTCTTGCGCTTACAGGGACAGGATTCTTTTCGGAATTCAGTTTTTCGAAAGATAATCTGATGGGGCTTATGTTTGTCAGCCTGTTATCCGTTTTCGGAACAGGTCTGGCGATGATGATGAATTATCGTTTACTTAAAGTTTCCTCCCCTCTTTTTGCATCCACCGTTACTTTAGTGATGCCTATTGTGGCTATTATCTGGGGAATTATAGATGGTGAGAAACTGACATACTTACAATTGACAGGTGCAGGTATTATCATTGGCGGCCTCATCTTTTTAAGAACCAATCCGAAAAAATAA
- the aat gene encoding leucyl/phenylalanyl-tRNA--protein transferase — protein MVRLDENEISFPDPELYDGHEGVVAFGGDLSVERIWFAYQLGIFPWYNPGEEILWWCPDPRFVLIPEELKVSKSMRKILNRNVFTFSENKNFREVIRNCQQATRKGQSGTWLSDELMESFIQLHQYGLAKSIEVWQDGELVGGFYGLQIGNVFCGESMFAKVSNASKAGFINFVESNKNSLELIDCQSHTEHLESLGAKMIPKKEFLKILHENNERR, from the coding sequence ATGGTCCGATTAGACGAAAACGAGATTTCATTTCCCGACCCGGAGCTGTATGATGGCCATGAGGGAGTGGTTGCTTTTGGTGGCGACCTGTCCGTAGAGCGTATCTGGTTTGCTTATCAGCTCGGTATTTTTCCCTGGTACAACCCCGGAGAGGAAATCCTTTGGTGGTGTCCCGATCCAAGGTTTGTGCTTATTCCTGAAGAATTAAAAGTTTCAAAATCTATGAGAAAGATACTCAACAGAAATGTTTTTACTTTCTCCGAGAATAAGAATTTCAGGGAGGTAATCAGAAATTGCCAGCAGGCTACAAGAAAAGGGCAGTCGGGAACGTGGCTTTCTGATGAACTGATGGAGTCTTTTATCCAGCTTCATCAATACGGTTTGGCCAAAAGTATTGAAGTATGGCAGGATGGAGAACTTGTAGGGGGTTTTTACGGGTTGCAGATTGGAAATGTATTCTGCGGAGAAAGCATGTTTGCCAAGGTAAGTAATGCTTCAAAAGCGGGCTTTATCAACTTTGTGGAAAGCAATAAAAACAGCCTTGAGTTAATTGATTGTCAATCCCATACAGAACACCTGGAAAGCTTGGGGGCAAAAATGATTCCCAAAAAAGAATTTCTAAAAATCTTACACGAAAATAATGAACGCAGATAA
- a CDS encoding DUF3127 domain-containing protein — MELQGTVKKLFDAQTFASGFQKREMVILTQEQYPQPINIEFLSDKISLLDNLKEGENVKVGINIRGREWVSPQGETKYFNSITGWRVEKVFDNASEPTQAMPQQSASPVSNENPFAGDDDDDLPF; from the coding sequence ATGGAATTACAAGGAACGGTAAAGAAACTTTTTGATGCTCAAACATTTGCGAGCGGGTTTCAAAAAAGAGAAATGGTTATTTTGACCCAGGAACAGTATCCACAGCCGATAAACATAGAATTTTTATCTGATAAAATCAGTTTATTAGATAACCTTAAAGAAGGAGAAAACGTAAAGGTAGGAATCAACATCAGAGGTAGAGAATGGGTTTCTCCGCAGGGTGAAACTAAATACTTCAACTCTATTACAGGGTGGAGAGTAGAGAAAGTTTTTGATAATGCTTCAGAACCTACTCAGGCAATGCCTCAGCAGTCTGCATCCCCGGTTTCTAATGAGAATCCTTTTGCCGGAGACGACGATGATGATTTACCTTTCTAA
- a CDS encoding helix-turn-helix domain-containing protein: protein MSLFGINIKKIRQVKGLSQKAFADLFALNRGVISSYEEGRAEPKIETILKVANHFNLSLDKLLTEPVHANQLAGTLGASQPLLFPASTGETNLEIQKTQSVNNANSAILQKILASVDLVYEFSPEKTLLPQYQSGDILFLNKTNLAADSISNLVVHINGNLQYATDNQLKNKNDQEYFKIVGYFSTGNKNIFTGIFERLERLEKKTGNSQIL from the coding sequence ATGAGCTTATTTGGAATTAATATTAAGAAAATAAGACAGGTGAAAGGATTGAGTCAAAAGGCTTTTGCAGATCTGTTTGCTCTCAACAGAGGCGTAATAAGCTCATATGAGGAAGGACGTGCTGAGCCAAAAATTGAAACCATACTGAAAGTTGCGAATCACTTTAACCTTAGTCTTGACAAATTACTGACTGAGCCAGTACACGCAAACCAGCTGGCAGGTACTCTTGGTGCAAGTCAGCCCTTACTTTTCCCTGCATCAACAGGGGAGACTAATTTGGAAATACAAAAAACACAGTCCGTAAATAATGCCAACTCAGCAATATTGCAAAAAATATTAGCATCTGTTGATCTGGTCTATGAATTTTCTCCTGAAAAAACTTTGCTTCCCCAATATCAATCCGGTGATATTTTATTTCTGAATAAAACAAATCTGGCAGCAGATTCCATTAGCAATCTAGTGGTTCATATCAATGGAAACCTTCAATACGCAACAGATAATCAACTAAAAAACAAAAACGATCAGGAATACTTTAAGATTGTAGGATACTTTTCGACAGGAAACAAGAATATCTTCACTGGTATTTTTGAAAGACTGGAAAGACTGGAAAAGAAAACGGGAAACAGTCAGATCCTCTAA
- a CDS encoding PLP-dependent aminotransferase family protein, whose protein sequence is MSKDVLYLKIANSVTEQIKSETLQFGDRLPSLRSAQKLYNVSLNTIKQAYMELESRSLVESRPKYGYYVSQTSQRKLALPSVTQMKVSEGKNTPQDLIDKVFGSIGGTDVTQFALGIPGKSLLPVAKMKKCMIDVMKRKSDSGTNYEPVQGSEVLRREIAKWSMVMEGKITEDDLVITSGAMNAVYNCLMAVTQPGDSVAVESPVYFGILQAIQLLGLKAVEIPTHPITGVDLDELKKVMPKLSACCFVVNYNNPLGFQMPDDNKKELVKMLTEYNVPLVEDDVYGNIYFGAGRPKPCKFYDEAGIVMWVGSVSKTLAPGFRVGWVAPGKFKEKIIRQKLVQTVSGPSLFSDVITDFLAHGRYDHHLRMFRKKLYANYLQIQKAVTEYFPDNTKISEPKGGFMLWLELDKRICTEDLYDVAFEQKINFAPGRMFSQHNQYQNCMRLNYALEWTDRVENDLEKLGKMIKNRIK, encoded by the coding sequence ATGTCTAAAGATGTTCTGTACCTTAAAATAGCCAATTCTGTCACAGAGCAGATTAAAAGTGAAACTCTGCAGTTTGGGGACAGGCTTCCTTCATTGCGAAGTGCCCAGAAATTATATAATGTAAGTCTGAATACCATAAAACAGGCGTATATGGAACTCGAAAGCCGTTCGCTGGTAGAATCACGTCCGAAATATGGATATTATGTAAGCCAGACTTCTCAGCGAAAACTGGCGCTGCCTTCTGTGACACAGATGAAGGTTTCTGAAGGTAAAAATACCCCTCAGGATTTGATTGACAAGGTGTTCGGAAGTATCGGAGGAACAGATGTTACACAATTTGCTCTTGGAATTCCGGGGAAAAGTCTTCTTCCGGTAGCTAAGATGAAAAAATGCATGATTGATGTGATGAAAAGGAAAAGTGACAGCGGAACCAACTACGAACCCGTGCAGGGAAGCGAAGTGCTGCGCCGGGAAATTGCCAAATGGTCAATGGTTATGGAGGGGAAAATCACAGAAGATGATCTGGTCATCACTTCCGGAGCGATGAATGCCGTTTATAATTGTTTAATGGCCGTGACGCAACCGGGAGATTCGGTGGCAGTGGAAAGCCCTGTGTATTTTGGAATTCTTCAGGCCATCCAGTTATTAGGACTTAAGGCTGTGGAAATTCCTACGCATCCAATTACAGGAGTAGATCTGGATGAGTTAAAAAAGGTAATGCCAAAGCTTTCTGCGTGCTGTTTTGTGGTGAATTATAATAATCCGTTGGGATTTCAGATGCCTGATGATAACAAGAAAGAACTGGTAAAGATGCTTACTGAATATAATGTTCCTTTGGTGGAGGATGATGTCTATGGTAACATTTATTTCGGGGCGGGAAGACCCAAGCCGTGTAAATTTTATGATGAAGCAGGAATTGTGATGTGGGTAGGCTCGGTTTCCAAAACATTGGCACCGGGTTTCAGGGTTGGGTGGGTAGCTCCCGGAAAATTTAAAGAAAAAATTATCCGTCAGAAACTGGTTCAGACGGTAAGCGGACCTTCTTTGTTTTCTGATGTAATTACGGATTTTCTTGCCCACGGACGTTATGATCACCATCTCAGAATGTTCAGGAAAAAGCTGTACGCAAATTACCTTCAGATTCAAAAAGCGGTAACTGAGTATTTTCCGGATAATACAAAAATTTCAGAACCCAAAGGAGGCTTTATGCTTTGGCTGGAGCTGGATAAAAGAATTTGTACGGAAGATCTCTACGATGTGGCTTTTGAGCAGAAAATCAATTTTGCTCCCGGAAGAATGTTTTCACAGCATAATCAGTATCAGAACTGCATGCGTTTGAACTATGCACTGGAATGGACAGACAGGGTGGAAAATGATCTGGAAAAGCTTGGAAAAATGATAAAAAACAGAATTAAATAA
- a CDS encoding GNAT family N-acetyltransferase translates to MNDNNNEVKIVAYEPQYKEAFKALNEEWIKTYFVMEAGDYKLLDNPEEHILHKGGHIVFALLDGEAVGTCALVKTEDSPLTFELSKMAVSPKAQGKKLGYLLGNTLVEKAKELKAEKVFLVTNSILVPAITLYEKLGFIHTPISNAEYDRADVQMELIFNK, encoded by the coding sequence ATGAATGATAACAATAATGAAGTAAAAATCGTAGCCTATGAACCTCAGTATAAAGAAGCTTTCAAAGCTTTGAATGAAGAATGGATCAAAACATACTTTGTCATGGAAGCCGGCGATTATAAACTGCTGGATAATCCTGAAGAGCATATCTTACATAAAGGAGGGCACATTGTTTTTGCTTTGCTGGATGGAGAAGCAGTAGGAACCTGTGCATTAGTAAAAACAGAAGACAGTCCCCTCACTTTTGAATTGTCAAAAATGGCAGTAAGTCCCAAAGCGCAAGGGAAAAAACTAGGTTACCTTTTGGGAAATACTTTAGTGGAAAAAGCAAAGGAATTAAAAGCTGAAAAAGTATTTTTGGTTACCAATTCTATACTGGTTCCGGCCATTACACTTTATGAAAAGCTGGGCTTTATCCATACTCCCATCAGCAATGCTGAGTATGACCGTGCCGATGTGCAGATGGAGCTGATTTTCAATAAATAA
- a CDS encoding alkaline phosphatase family protein — translation MKTKLFSMAVVMSCFLGAQTKKVLFIGIDGCRADVMMSTPTPNIQNLISQSIYSTDGLCAATTWSGNGWSTMLTGVWHTKHNVQDNNFTSPNYVNYPDFLTRAENYNPGLRTISLAHWSPINDNIIQTADVKSNFATDLAVKNAAVTALQNDNPDILFVDFDDVDHAGHSYGFSSTVSQYVNSIKTTDSYIGEIVAAMKNRPSYNNEDWLVVLTTDHGAIESSHGGGNLSERNIFTVYSNPGFTPQQISKTVLESNKTFNQLNFPAGTYAKPASQIPFNFGANQDFTIEFWVKPNAAYSSDPVMISNKNWANGKNKGFVFSGYSGQTFKMNIGDGTNRIDLVGGKVETNKWKHIAASFDRDGLVTLYEDGVPVTFAKMNTIGNIDSGLPLSLNQDGTNAYGINLAASYKDVRIWKSALPNDVILNWANQDITTSHPYYSQLLANWKCNGTSGTTLTDSGPNANHMTVTGSPTYNANTVNNFKVYDYTSTTRETDHFPTVLNWLCIPVQSSWGIDGVNRIPACSKEILAAKETKAIIEDFKIYPNPVSTFLGIQYQCEDKEIKAEIIDSKGSNVLTTHLKSSRGFYDEKINIGNPPAGVYFIKINGSKKSLTKTFIKK, via the coding sequence ATGAAAACAAAACTATTCTCAATGGCTGTTGTAATGAGCTGTTTCCTTGGAGCTCAGACTAAAAAAGTTCTTTTTATTGGTATTGACGGATGCCGTGCAGATGTCATGATGTCTACACCTACTCCCAACATTCAAAACCTTATCAGCCAATCGATCTATTCTACCGACGGGCTTTGTGCTGCTACAACCTGGAGCGGAAACGGATGGAGCACCATGCTGACCGGCGTATGGCACACCAAACATAATGTTCAGGACAATAATTTCACAAGCCCGAACTATGTCAATTACCCTGATTTTCTGACAAGAGCAGAAAATTACAACCCTGGCTTAAGAACTATCTCTCTGGCTCATTGGTCGCCTATTAACGACAACATCATTCAAACCGCTGATGTAAAAAGTAATTTCGCAACGGATCTTGCAGTGAAAAACGCAGCTGTTACAGCTTTACAGAATGATAATCCGGATATTCTCTTTGTAGATTTTGATGATGTAGACCATGCCGGACATTCTTATGGATTCTCATCTACTGTTTCTCAATATGTCAATTCTATTAAGACTACGGACTCTTATATTGGAGAAATTGTTGCAGCTATGAAAAACAGGCCTTCTTATAACAACGAAGACTGGCTGGTAGTATTGACAACAGATCACGGTGCTATTGAAAGTTCTCATGGAGGAGGAAATCTTTCTGAAAGAAATATTTTTACGGTATATTCCAATCCTGGATTTACTCCTCAGCAGATCAGCAAAACTGTTCTGGAATCCAATAAAACATTCAATCAATTGAATTTCCCGGCAGGAACTTATGCAAAGCCAGCAAGCCAGATTCCTTTTAATTTTGGAGCTAATCAGGATTTTACGATTGAATTTTGGGTGAAACCTAATGCTGCTTACTCCAGTGATCCGGTGATGATCAGTAATAAAAACTGGGCTAATGGGAAAAATAAAGGATTTGTTTTCTCAGGCTATTCAGGACAAACTTTTAAAATGAATATTGGAGATGGAACCAACAGGATTGATCTTGTTGGCGGAAAAGTAGAAACCAATAAATGGAAACATATTGCGGCAAGCTTTGACAGAGATGGTCTTGTAACATTATATGAAGATGGTGTTCCGGTAACTTTTGCTAAAATGAATACCATCGGAAATATTGATTCCGGGCTTCCTTTGAGTTTAAATCAGGATGGAACCAATGCTTACGGAATTAATCTGGCGGCTTCTTATAAAGATGTAAGAATCTGGAAATCTGCTCTTCCCAATGATGTTATCTTGAATTGGGCGAACCAGGATATTACAACTTCACATCCTTATTATTCTCAATTATTAGCCAACTGGAAGTGTAATGGAACTTCAGGAACTACATTGACAGACTCTGGTCCAAACGCCAATCATATGACTGTGACAGGTTCTCCTACTTATAATGCCAATACTGTTAACAATTTTAAAGTGTATGATTACACCTCAACGACAAGAGAAACGGATCATTTCCCTACGGTATTGAACTGGCTTTGTATTCCGGTACAGTCTTCATGGGGAATAGATGGAGTGAATAGAATTCCGGCATGTTCCAAAGAAATATTGGCAGCAAAAGAAACGAAAGCAATCATTGAAGATTTTAAAATTTATCCTAATCCAGTTTCAACATTCCTTGGAATCCAGTATCAATGTGAGGATAAGGAAATTAAAGCAGAAATCATCGACAGTAAAGGATCAAATGTTTTAACAACCCATTTAAAGTCTTCAAGAGGTTTTTACGATGAAAAAATCAATATCGGAAATCCTCCGGCTGGGGTGTATTTCATTAAAATCAATGGAAGTAAAAAGTCATTAACCAAGACATTCATCAAGAAATAA
- a CDS encoding HAD-IA family hydrolase — translation MKNIELLVLDMAGTTIDEDNVVYKTLTNAVNDYGYVVSLEKVLSSCAGMEKLEAITSLLKEINGNEEDASAIFENFSEQLKESYQNLDVKPINGTEDFLLNMKAQNKKIVLNTGYTSEIAHQLLDKLNWKESIHFDALITADDVSESRPSPEMIHLAMKKFNITEAHKVLKAGDSVIDIEEGKNAGCGLTVAVLSGAQTQSELEKAAPDYILNTISEAEGIL, via the coding sequence ATGAAAAATATAGAATTACTCGTTCTGGATATGGCCGGAACAACAATTGATGAGGATAATGTAGTTTACAAAACACTTACCAACGCTGTGAATGATTATGGCTATGTGGTAAGCCTGGAAAAAGTATTATCCAGCTGTGCCGGAATGGAAAAACTGGAAGCCATCACAAGTCTTTTAAAAGAAATCAATGGGAACGAAGAAGATGCTTCTGCTATTTTTGAGAATTTTTCTGAACAACTGAAAGAATCTTATCAAAATCTGGATGTAAAACCCATCAACGGAACGGAAGATTTCTTATTGAATATGAAAGCTCAAAACAAGAAAATCGTTTTGAATACAGGCTATACTTCAGAAATAGCCCATCAGCTTTTAGATAAACTCAACTGGAAAGAAAGTATTCATTTTGATGCTTTAATTACCGCTGATGATGTTTCAGAAAGCCGCCCGAGCCCTGAAATGATTCATCTTGCCATGAAGAAATTCAATATCACTGAAGCTCATAAAGTATTAAAAGCAGGGGATTCTGTGATTGATATTGAAGAGGGCAAAAATGCTGGTTGCGGATTAACAGTGGCGGTTCTTTCCGGAGCTCAGACCCAATCAGAACTTGAAAAGGCAGCTCCTGATTATATTCTGAATACGATTTCTGAAGCTGAGGGAATCCTTTAA
- a CDS encoding TIGR03364 family FAD-dependent oxidoreductase has product MTTKFDLLVVGGGILGTFHAYHALKKNLKVALLERNSIPQGATVRNFGQVVPSGMDLKWQNFGRESLAIYNELHNQADLTIRQNGSIYIASNDEELQLIEELYEINRNNDYESVLLSKNDCIKKFDGLRSDYCKGGLFFPQELSVDSADMIVKLHKLLQEKMGLQIFYNTSVLETHEDDQKCTAVTADGTEFNASKIIICGGHEFKTLYTKVFNDSDLEVSKLQMLQTKPQGIYSLQGNILTGLSVRRYESFSECPSFQKIKALEDPNSFEKKYGVHILFKQTLDGSVIIGDSHEYADAKNADDLGYDLNMEIDEFMIHEAKKIIDLPTYEIQRRWFGIYSQCKTKDIFEHSPSANIHIVTGIGGKGMTGSGGFSKFNIEKIYA; this is encoded by the coding sequence ATGACAACAAAATTTGATTTACTCGTTGTAGGAGGCGGAATTTTAGGAACATTCCATGCTTATCATGCGCTGAAGAAAAATCTTAAGGTAGCTTTACTGGAAAGAAATTCTATTCCCCAGGGTGCCACGGTAAGAAATTTCGGACAGGTAGTACCTTCCGGAATGGATCTTAAATGGCAGAATTTCGGAAGGGAAAGTCTTGCCATATACAATGAACTTCATAATCAGGCAGACCTTACCATCAGGCAAAATGGCTCCATCTATATTGCTTCCAATGATGAAGAGCTTCAATTGATTGAAGAGCTATATGAAATCAACAGAAATAATGATTATGAATCTGTTTTATTATCTAAAAACGACTGCATCAAGAAGTTTGATGGTCTTCGTTCAGACTATTGCAAAGGAGGTCTGTTTTTCCCACAGGAACTTTCCGTAGATTCTGCAGATATGATTGTAAAGCTTCACAAGCTGCTTCAGGAAAAAATGGGATTACAGATCTTCTACAATACATCTGTACTGGAAACCCATGAAGATGATCAGAAATGTACAGCGGTAACGGCTGATGGAACGGAATTTAACGCTTCCAAAATCATAATCTGCGGTGGACACGAGTTTAAAACTTTATATACTAAAGTATTCAATGACAGTGATCTGGAAGTGAGTAAGCTGCAGATGCTTCAGACCAAACCACAAGGAATCTATTCACTTCAGGGAAATATCCTTACTGGACTTTCTGTAAGAAGGTATGAATCTTTCAGCGAATGTCCTTCTTTTCAGAAAATCAAGGCTTTAGAAGATCCTAATTCGTTTGAGAAGAAATACGGAGTTCATATTTTATTCAAACAGACTCTGGATGGTTCTGTCATTATAGGAGATTCTCACGAATATGCAGATGCCAAAAATGCAGATGATTTGGGGTATGATCTTAATATGGAGATTGATGAATTCATGATTCATGAGGCTAAGAAAATTATTGATCTTCCTACGTATGAAATTCAGAGAAGATGGTTCGGAATCTATTCTCAGTGCAAAACGAAAGATATTTTTGAGCACAGCCCTTCTGCCAATATTCATATTGTAACAGGGATCGGAGGAAAAGGAATGACGGGAAGCGGTGGCTTTTCCAAATTTAATATTGAAAAAATTTACGCATAA